In one window of Phyllopteryx taeniolatus isolate TA_2022b chromosome 23, UOR_Ptae_1.2, whole genome shotgun sequence DNA:
- the asgr1a gene encoding uncharacterized protein asgr1a isoform X2, whose translation MTTEYHDDVDDNSFWNKGPPLSARSGVSRLIRRLFPFLTAAAILILGIALGASYSRLTSRLWSVEQSVSNMSQSLSSVEKLTADAAKDVERLKFGVASAKDELRSTSEALKQLATLDTISRVVASLQCSVERIINNGTGGPGSPTAGPTTAWEAETRTALTCTRTDASTTCTAPAGCASSARSTPDHAGKKQDKETLATTLFNENQIKCNKDIPTGKRVQQLLLVNMLKSAKQTSKTIL comes from the exons ATGACGACAGAATATCATGACGACGTCGACGACAACAGCTTCTGGAATAAAG GACCCCCTCTCAGCGCTCGTTCAGGCGTGTCCAGGCTCATACGCCGCTTGTTTCCCTTTCTGACCGCAGCAGCCATCTTGATTCTAGGAATTGCACTGGGAGCCAGCt actCGAGGTTGACGAGTCGTTTGTGGTCTGTGGAGCAGAGTGTTTCCAACATGAGCCAATCACTGAGCAGTGTCGAGAAACTCACCGCAG ACGCCGCCAAAGATGTGGAGCGACTCAAGTTCGGGGTGGCGAGCGCCAAAGACGAGCTGCGCTCAA CTTCCGAGGCCTTGAAGCAGCTCGCCACTTTGGACACCATCAGCAGAGTGGTGGCTTCCCTCCAATGTTCCGTTGAACGCATCATCAACAATG GCACTGGCGGCCCGGGCAGCCCGACAGCTGGACCCACCACGGCCTGGGAGGCGGAGACGAGGACTGCGCTCACGTGCACACGGACGGACGCCTCAACGACCTGCACTGCTCCAGCAGGCTGCGCTTCCTCTGCCAGAAGCACGCCTGACCACGCCgggaaaaaacaagacaaagaaACGCTTGCGACGACACTTTTTAATGAAAACCAAATAAAGTGCAACAAAGATATTCCTACAGGAAAACGTGTGCAACAGCTTCTGCTTGTAAACATGTTGAAAAGTGCAAAACAGACATCGAAAACGATTTTGTAA
- the asgr1a gene encoding asialoglycoprotein receptor 1 isoform X1, whose amino-acid sequence MTTEYHDDVDDNSFWNKGPPLSARSGVSRLIRRLFPFLTAAAILILGIALGASYSRLTSRLWSVEQSVSNMSQSLSSVEKLTADAAKDVERLKFGVASAKDELRSTSEALKQLATLDTISRVVASLQCSVERIINNGSRSVGSGCCPLDWQSFGSNCYFFSRSLLSWHNARDWCNGHESHLAIILTDEEWDFLKRESLGAFFWVGLSDERTGSWEWVNRTPYVMNRRHWRPGQPDSWTHHGLGGGDEDCAHVHTDGRLNDLHCSSRLRFLCQKHA is encoded by the exons ATGACGACAGAATATCATGACGACGTCGACGACAACAGCTTCTGGAATAAAG GACCCCCTCTCAGCGCTCGTTCAGGCGTGTCCAGGCTCATACGCCGCTTGTTTCCCTTTCTGACCGCAGCAGCCATCTTGATTCTAGGAATTGCACTGGGAGCCAGCt actCGAGGTTGACGAGTCGTTTGTGGTCTGTGGAGCAGAGTGTTTCCAACATGAGCCAATCACTGAGCAGTGTCGAGAAACTCACCGCAG ACGCCGCCAAAGATGTGGAGCGACTCAAGTTCGGGGTGGCGAGCGCCAAAGACGAGCTGCGCTCAA CTTCCGAGGCCTTGAAGCAGCTCGCCACTTTGGACACCATCAGCAGAGTGGTGGCTTCCCTCCAATGTTCCGTTGAACGCATCATCAACAATG GGTCGAGATCGGTAGGCTCCGGCTGCTGTCCTCTGGACTGGCAGAGCTTTGGCTCCAACTGTTACTTCTTCAGTCGGTCGCTGCTGTCCTGGCACAACGCCCGCGACTGGTGCAACGGGCACGAGTCGCACTTGGCCATCATCCTGACGGACGAGGAGTGGGACTTTCTGAAGCGGGAGTCGCTGGGAGCCTTCTTCTGGGTGGGCCTGAGCGACGAGAGGACGGGATCGTGGGAGTGGGTCAACCGGACGCCTTATGTCATGAACCGCAG GCACTGGCGGCCCGGGCAGCCCGACAGCTGGACCCACCACGGCCTGGGAGGCGGAGACGAGGACTGCGCTCACGTGCACACGGACGGACGCCTCAACGACCTGCACTGCTCCAGCAGGCTGCGCTTCCTCTGCCAGAAGCACGCCTGA
- the LOC133472392 gene encoding cytochrome b5 domain-containing protein 1, protein MPNRPSFFTPAQVAAHNTAADLWVSFLGRVCDLTPLVRQHEGDVLLLPIMEFAGKDISSWFDPETKDVLTFVHPLTDCVSYYTPRGRFVHVPPAGPRSDWASDIEPAWWKDRRYEVGRLSAKTRWIRVINTLTSQEQRLEVCSEETLAEVLERYLPYNSHACSYTWKHNGASLDMSKTLSQNNVPDDDVKLQKLRLDCDLFTPAILLHFNDDLTEG, encoded by the exons ATGCCAAATAGGCCGAGCTTCTTCACGCCCGCTCAGGTGGCGGCTCACAATACAGCGGCCGACCTATGGGTGTCCTTCCTGGGCAGAGTGTGTGACCTGACCCCCCTGGTGAGGCAGCATGAGG GCGATGTTTTGCTGCTTCCAATCATGGAGTTTGCAGGCAAGGACATCAGCAGCTGGTTCGACCCCGAGACCAAAGAC GTGTTGACGTTCGTGCACCCGCTGACCGACTGCGTGAGCTACTACACGCCGCGGGGACGCTTCGTGCACGTCCCGCCGGCCGGCCCGCGTTCCGACTGGGCCAGCGACATCGAGCCGGCCTGGTGGAAGGACCGGCGCTACGAGGTGGGACGGCTGTCCGCCAAGACCAGGTGGATACGCGTCATCAACACGCTGACGTCGCAGGAGCAGCGGCTGGAG GTGTGTTCCGAGGAGACGCTGGCCGAGGTCCTGGAGCGCTACCTGCCGTACAACTCGCACGCGTGCAGCTACACGTGGAAGCACAACGGCGCCAGCCTGGACATGAGCAAGACGCTAAGTCAGAACAACGTCCCCGACGACGACGTCAAGCTCCAGAAGCTGCGTCTCGACTGCGATCTCTTCACGCCCGCCATCCTCCTCCACTTTAACGACGACCTGACTGAGGGATGA
- the plod3 gene encoding multifunctional procollagen lysine hydroxylase and glycosyltransferase LH3 has product MERKRFHRQVAAAMSSWLLGLLTLGVALHAQPRSLSPENLLVVTAATEETDGFLRFMRTAREFNYTVKVLGLGEEWKGGDVARTVGGGQKVRWLKKELLKHSQQEDLVVLFVDSYDVVFASGPEEILYKFSRLGHRVVFSAEGFCWPDQRLAPKYPAVHSGKRYLNSGGFMGFAPDVNTMVQQWKLKDYDDDQLFYTKIYLDRTQRTKLNMTLDHRSRIFQNLNGAVDEVVLKFERAKVRVRNVAYDTLPVVIHGNGPTKLQLNYLANYVPTAWTYEEGCGNCDDDLLFFDEIDEQDMPLVHVAVFIHHATPFMGDFLERLTTLNYPLTRLHLFIHNNVVYHERHIHEFWQRHRALFPDAVLVGPEENLPEDRARKMAVEACRKDSRCDYYFSIDSDVVLTNPDTLRILIEENKSVIAPMLSKPGKLWSNFWGALSAEGYYSRSEDYIEIVQGKRIGLWNVPYMSQAYLIKGSVLRSKLSKVNLYEDPNLDPDMAFCRRVREQGVFMFVSNRYDFGRLVSSNNFNTSRLHPDMWQIFDNPLDWRAKYIHENYSKIFEDPKSFVEQPCPDVYWFPAFTEKMCDDLVETTEDYGEWSGGKHKDERLAGGYENVPTVDIHMNQIGFEKEWLKFLKEYIAPITEKLYPGYSPKAQAIMNFVVRYRPDEQPSLRPHHDSSTFTINIALNSKNVDYQGGGCRFLRYDCNVESPRKGWSFMHPGRLTHYHEGLPTTSGTRYIMVSFVDP; this is encoded by the exons ATGGAAAGGAAGCGTTTCCATCGACAAGTGGCCGCCGCCATGTCTTCTTGGCTCCTCGGCTTGCTAACACTCGGGGTTGCGCTTCACGCTCAACCGCGGAGCCTCTCGCCAG aGAATCTTCTGGTCGTCACGGCCGCAACGGAGGAGACCGACGGCTTTTTGCGCTTCATGAGGACTGCCAGAGAGTTCAACTATACTGTGAAG GTTCTAGGCCTGGGGGAGGAGTGGAAAGGGGGCGACGTCGCACGTACGGTGGGCGGCGGGCAGAAGGTGCGCTGGCTGAAGAAGGAGCTGCTCAAACACTCGCAGCAGGAGGACTTGGTGGTCTTGTTTGTGGACAG CTACGACGTGGTGTTCGCGTCAGGTCCCGAGGAAATCCTGTACAAGTTCTCGCGCCTGGGCCACCGCGTGGTGTTCTCCGCAGAGGGCTTCTGCTGGCCCGACCAGAGGCTGGCCCCCAAGTACCCCGCCGTGCACTCCGGGAAACGCTACCTCAACTCGGGAG GGTTCATGGGCTTCGCACCGGATGTTAACACCATGGTCCAGCAGTGGAAGTTGAAAGACTACGACGATGACCAGCTCTTCTACACCAAAATCTACTTGGACCGCACGCAGCGG ACGAAATTGAACATGACATTGGACCACCGCTCCAGAATCTTCCAGAATCTCAACGGCGCCGTTG ATGAAGTCGTCCTCAAGTTCGAAAGGGCCAAGGTCCGCGTGAGGAACGTGGCCTACGACACGCTTCCTGTTGTCATACACGGCAACGGGCCCACCAAG CTGCAACTCAACTATTTAGCCAACTACGTCCCGACGGCGTGGACGTACGAGGAGGGCTGCGGCAACTGCGATGACGACCTGCTCTTCTTCGACGAAATAGAT GAGCAGGACATGCCGCTGGTACACGTGGCCGTGTTCATCCACCACGCCACGCCCTTCATGGGGGACTTCCTGGAGCGGCTGACCACGCTCAACTACCCTCTGACGCGCCTCCACCTCTTTATCCACAACAAC GTGGTGTACCACGAGCGCCACATCCACGAGTTCTGGCAGCGGCACCGCGCTCTCTTCCCCGACGCCGTTCTGGTCGGACCCGAGGAGAACCTGCCGGAGGATCGGGCGCGCAAGATGGCCGT ggaggCGTGTCGGAAGGATTCCCGTTGCGATTACTACTTCAGTATCGACTCGGATGTTGTCTTGACCAACCCCGACACCCTGAGGATCCTCATTGAGGAAAACAA GTCCGTCATCGCGCCCATGCTCTCCAAACCCGGAAAGCTGTGGAGCAACTTTTGGGGTGCCCTGAGCGCCGAAGGATACTACTCCAGATCAGAAGACTACATCGAGATCGTTCAAGGGAAGAGGAT CGGTCTGTGGAACGTTCCGTACATGTCCCAGGCCTACCTGATCAAAGGCAGCGTGCTGCGCTCCAAACTGTCCAAGGTCAACCTGTACGAGGACCCCAACTTGGACCCGGACATGGCGTTCTGTCGCAGGGTCCGAGAGCAG GGAGTGTTCATGTTCGTGTCCAACCGCTACGACTTTGGCCGTCTGGTGTCGTCCAACAACTTCAACACGTCCAGGCTGCACCCGGACATGTGGCAGATCTTTGACAATCCTCTG gaCTGGAGGGCCAAGTACATCCATGAGAACTACTCCAAGATCTTTGAAGACCCGAAGAGCTTCGTGGAGCAG CCGTGTCCGGACGTGTACTGGTTCCCGGCATTCACGGAAAAGATGTGCGACGACCTGGTGGAGACCACGGAGGACTACGGCGAATGGTCCGGCGGCAAGCACAAG GACGAGCGTTTGGCCGGCGGCTACGAAAACGTTCCCACTGTGGACATCCACATGAACCAGATTGGATTTGAGAAGGAGTGGCTCAAGTTTCTCAAAGAATACATTGCCCCCATCACGGAAAAACTCTACCCCGGATACTCGCCTAAG GCTCAGGCGATCATGAATTTCGTGGTGCGCTACCGTCCCGACGAGCAGCCGTCATTGCGGCCGCATCACGACTCGTCCACGTTCACCATCAACATTGCCCTCAACAGCAAGAACGTAGACTACCAG GGCGGAGGTTGCCGGTTCCTGCGTTACGACTGCAACGTGGAGTCGCCCAGGAAGGGCTGGTCCTTCATGCACCCCGGCCGCCTAACTCACTACCACGAGGGTCTTCCCACCACCAGCGGAACCAGGTACATCATGGTGTCCTTTGTGGACCCCTAG
- the camta2 gene encoding calmodulin-binding transcription activator 2, with protein sequence MAAGLKAEGKVVCGGVCVEPPLLVTGPQLERRPAPPYFVWVSAGGRASCETTLHGLIAMSNKEMVSTGYTESKGQRNKLLECLPRSSCLPNERLRWNTNDEIASYLVSFDKHDEWLSCTLKTRPKNGSIILYNRKKVKYRKDGYCWKKRKDGKDTREDHMKLKVQGMECLYGNYVHSAIVPTFHRRCYWLLQNPDIVLVHYLNVPSLEDSGKCSPLLCAVTSRHDSMKWNRDDLLGQLKPMFHSIKCSGGSGDFSIEELVQLILERQRTKPQPRTHACLCNGNQGRNIPHSCNSTKHRIISPKLPPSSSSPLSLETGELGGGGGDAKLPQLQAQGSPASSPSPASTSATSPPLSTVALPHNALIVMATTTAISRGSGEDPPKESLSLGRSSQLLLSPSLPHHGKPPLPCPLSPTTPSLPAPVHHTLSLTLLPSPVIGGLLLAPSSSASPPLSFSSPSLPPPFLPPAFDPDSFLNSPKQGQTYGGPLPPIICASSSPLSPSSLALSPTSTPPSSISPPSSLSSSSCETDRKDSASLPPSFLLSPTSSVAPPLLPLCLELGAVEVPAEAVGGDLEENERGDDVRSLAPPTKLQQPSLSSTPGSGTASQERPYGHLPGPPASANPEDVTMETSAQAPPTLQVKEVNGPGHDADTPPMDTQQEAEDLEISFDSQFPDLISDLITVEANPVAAAPPSAPADVAPNPVVFSAGIRYVVPPQPSPSTSFLPFPHPLPSSSPLASITDFSPEWSYPEGGVKVLITGPWSEQSGRYTCVFDQSAVPASLIQPGVLRCYCPAHEAGLVCLQVVESGGSVSSSVLFEYRARNASSLPSSQLDWLSLDDNQFRVSILERLEQMERRMAAMAARDIAQRQQQQQQQQRRGSQMAATAPLPPHTPEDRNQSSQWFERRIVRVCERMMRGVRWSGGDEERLQHSARHRGMTLLHLAAAQGYTHLIHTLITWRRVHSDSLDLEQEVDPLNVDHFSCTPLMWACALGHRSAAELLYGWSGVALGIPDSLGRLPLAVARSRGHTCLAAALEELHTHAAASPASTSPDTGVSSSSSLPTSPSQSSAAPMDISPSSPSSSSLSCLPVEEPHAALTLSECPSEGPACPRLAPTLAEQLLSYSDNMENEEDEEEEEVDMATLAEQIIEATPERIKHEDFARGGRVDAPQVCPPSPLSALALQRLRPPSSAAWAEFLNASANGRMERDFALLTLTDGEQRELYEAARIIQNAFRRYKGRRLKEQQDMAAAVIQRCYRKYKQLTWIALKYAIYKKMTQAAILIQSKFRSYYEQKRFQQSRRAAVLIQQYYRSYKEYERLKQSPGGCGAGHNPKIKGTYLTKKQDQAARKIMRFLRRCRHRIKELKQNRELERRGLTT encoded by the exons ATGGCTGCCGGTCTGAAGGCGGAAGGTAAAGTAGTTTGTGGAGGTGTTTGTGTCGAACCGCCGTTATTGGTGACGGGTCCCCAGCTTGAGCGTCGGCCGGCACCGCCGTACTTTGTG tgggtCAGTGCAGGTGGCCGTGCTTCTTGTGAGACCACCCTGCATGGACTCATCGCCATGAGCAACAAGGAGATGGTTTCCACAGGTTACACTG agaGTAAAGGACAGAGGAACAAGCTGCTGGAGTGCCTCCCTCGCTCTTCCTGTCTGCCCAACGAGCGTCTGAGATGGAACACTAATGAT GAGATCGCGTCTTATCTGGTAAGCTTTGACAAGCATGACGAGTGGCTCTCCTGCACCCTGAAAaccag GCCAAAGAACGGCAGCATCATCCTCTACAACAGGAAGAAGGTAAAGTACAGGAAAGATGGGTACTGCTGGAAGAAACGCAAGGATGGGAAGGACACCCGAGAGGACCACATGAAGCTGAAGGTGCAAGGCATGGAG TGTCTCTACGGTAACTACGTCCATTCCGCCATTGTGCCAACATTCCACCGCCGGTGCTACTGGCTGCTGCAA AACCCAGACATTGTGCTGGTCCATTACCTGAACGTGCCCTCCCTAGAGGATTCTGGGAAATGCAGTCCACTGCTGTGTGCCGTGACCAGTCGCCACGACAGCATGAAATGGAACCGCGACGACTTGCTCGGACAGCTCAAGCCCATGT ttcaCAGCATCAAGTGTTCCGGCGGGAGCGGTGATTTCAGCATCGAGGAGCTGGTGCAGCTCATCCTGGAGCGCCAGAGAACCAAACCGCAGCCGCGCACGCACGCCTGCCTCTGTAACGGCAACCAGG gacgGAACATTCCCCACAGCTGCAACAGCACCAAACATCGGATCATCTCCCCCAAGCTGCCCCCCTCGTCCTCCTCGCCGCTGTCCTTGGAGACGGGGGAGCTTGGGGGCGGCGGGGGGGACGCCAAACTGCCCCAGCTCCAGGCTCAGGGCAGCCCCGCCTCCTCTCCCAGCCCCGCCTCCAC GTCGGCCACTTCCCCGCCACTGAGCACCGTGGCGCTGCCGCACAACGCCCTCATCGTCATGGCGACCACCACCGCCATCTCCAGGGGCAGCGGGGAGGATCCGCCCAAGGAGAGCCTGTCGCTGGGCCGCTCCAGCCAATTGCTTCTCTCGCCCTCCCTCCCCCATCACGGCAAGCCCCCCTTGCCCTGCCCGCTCTCCCCCACAACTCCCTCCCTCCCCGCGCCCGTGCATCACACCCTCTCCCTCACCCTCCTTCCCTCGCCCGTCATAGGAGGCCTGCTTCTCGCTCCCTCCTCTTCCGCCTCCCCTCCCCTGTCTTTTTCTTCACCCTCTCTCCCCCCGCCATTCCTCCCGCCCGCATTTGACCCAGACTCCTTCCTGAACTCCCCCAAGCAGGGCCAGACATACGGCGGGCCCCTTCCTCCCATCATCTGCGCCTCCTCCTCCCCGCTCTCTCCCTCCTCTCTGGCGCTGTCGCCCACGTCCACCCCGCCCTCGTCCATCTCCCCTCCCTCGTCGCTGTCTTCGTCCTCCTGCGAGACGGACAGGAAGGACTCTGCCTCGCTTCCGCCTTCCTTCCTCCTGTCGCCCACTTCCTCGGTGGCGCCGCCCCTCCTTCCCCTCTGTCTGGAGCTGGGAGCTGTCGAGGTCCCAGCGGAGGCGGTGGGAGGCGACCTTGAGGAGAATGAGCGGGGAGATGACGTTCGCAGCTTAGCGCCTCCCACGAAGCTGCAGCAG CCCAGCCTGTCGTCAACGCCAGGAAGTGGCACCGCATCGCAGGAGCGGCCCTACGGTCATCTGCCCGGACCCCCCGCCTCCGCCAACCCAGAAGATGTCACCATGGAAACCTCCGCTCAGGCGCCGCCCACCCTGCAGGTGAAGGAGGTCAACGGGCCGGGCCACGATGCCGACACCCCTCCCATGGACACGCAGCAGGAAGCGGAGGATCTAGAAATCTCCTTCGACAGCCAGTTTCCGGACCTCATCTCTGACCTCATCACAGTGGAGGCCAATCCTGTGGCGGCGGCGCCTCCCTCCGCTCCCGCCGACGTGGCCCCCAACCCGGTCGTTTTCTCAGCTGGGATTCGCTACGTGGTGCCCCCGCAACCTTCCCCTTCCACTTCCTTCCTCCCCTTTCCTCACCCGCTGCCGTCTTCGTCGCCGCTCGCCTCCATCACGGACTTCTCCCCGGAGTGGTCGTATCCCGAG GGTGGGGTGAAAGTGTTGATCACAGGACCGTGGAGTGAGCAGTCGGGTCGCTACACGTGCGTGTTTGATCAGAGCGCTGTCCCGGCTTCGCTGATCCAGCCCGGCGTGCTGCGCTGCTACTGCCCTG CCCACGAGGCCGGTCTGGTGTGTCTTCAGGTTGTGGAGTCCGGGGGTTCCGTGTCCTCATCGGTTCTGTTCGAGTACCGCGCTAGGAATGCCAGCTCGCTGCCCAGCTCTCAGCTCGACTGGCTGTCATTGGACG ACAATCAATTCAGGGTGTCCATCCTGGAGCGCCTGGAGCAGATGGAGCGCAGGATGGCAGCGATGGCGGCCCGCGACATCGCGCAacgacagcagcagcagcagcagcagcagcgacgTGGCAGCCAAATGGCCGCCACCGCACCCCTTCCTCCGCACACACCCGAGGACCGCAACCAG TCGTCCCAGTGGTTCGAGAGGAGGATCGTGCGAGTGTGCGAGAGGATGATGAGAGGAGTGCGGTGGAGCGGAGGCGACGAAGAGCGGCTTCAGCACTCGGCGCGCCACCGAGGGATGACGCTGCTCCACCTGGCCGCCGCGCAGGGTTACACTCATTTGATACACACGCTGATAACCTGGag ACGTGTACACAGCGACAGTTTGGACCTGGAACAGGAAGTTGACCCTCTCAACGTGGACCACTTCTCCTGCACGCCGCTG ATGTGGGCGTGCGCTCTGGGCCACCGGAGCGCAGCGGAGCTCCTGTACGGCTGGAGCGGCGTGGCTCTCGGGATCCCGGACTCGCTGGGCCGCCTCCCGCTGGCCGTGGCCCGCTCGCGAGGGCACACTTGTCTGGCCGCCGCTTTGGAGGAGCTGCACACGCACGCCGCGGCCTCACCCGCGTCGACGAGCCCGGACACAG GCGTCAGCTCCTCCAGCAGCCTCCCCACCTCTCCCTCCCAAAGTTCGGCCGCCCCCATGGACATCTCCCCCTCGTccccatcctcatcctccttgtCCTGCTTGCCAGTGGAGGAGCCGCACGCAG CTTTGACCCTCTCGGAGTGTCCGAGCGAGGGCCCCGCGTGCCCCCGCCTGGCGCCCACGCTGGCAGAGCAGCTCCTGAGCTACAGCGACAACATGGAGAACgaagaggacgaggaagaagaggag GTCGACATGGCGACACTTGCGGAGCAAATCATAGAGGCGACGCCGGAGCGAATCAAACACGAGGACTTCGCCAGGGGGGGCCGAGTCGATGCTCC GCAGGTGTGCCCCCCCTCACCTCTCAGCGCATTGGCCCTCCAGAGGCTGCGCCCTCCCTCCTCTGCGGCGTGGGCAGAGTTTCTGAACGCGTCGGCCAACGGGAGGATGGAGCGCGACTTCGCCCTGCTGACGCTGACGGACGGCGAGCAGAGGGAGCTCTACGAGGCGGCCAGGATCATCCAGAACGCCTTCCGGAGATACAAG GGTCGCAGGTTAAAGGAGCAGCAGGACATGGCCGCAGCCGTCATTCAGAGATGCTACCGCAAATataaacag